ATAGACAAAATCTATGAAAAGGTTTTTCCATAGAGATATAATCCTATAAAGACAAAAAACATAGACTTTTGTCTATAGTAAATAGCTAGCTCGCCGTTATGGAAAAGTTTCCGTAACGGTAAAGATTAGAATGCTAACTTGGAATACTAAAAAACTCAGAACGCTGTTGGCAAGCGCATCTTGACCGACGGTACAGAGCGATCTACCATTACAGAACTTACGCATTGACAAGTGAGACAATAAATGAAGTACTAAAAAACCGAAAAATATAGGTGATTCCTTTGGAGGGCTACGCCTTAGCTAATCACTAGGGAACAGAAAAGAAGGATAATTTACATTATCTCTATTGAGGGTACGGACAATGAGATCGATTACCAAGCCATCTACCGCCAAGTGCGATCTCAACATTTACACTCTGTTTTTACTAGCAGAATCAAAGTATCCAGGGTGTACACGTTTAGCAGAAATTATGAAAGATTTGTCACATTGTTTGTGGCTTGGGTGTGCGACTTACCTCACCACCAGCACAAGCGTCAGCCAGATTTCGCGATCGCGAAATCTGGCTGTACCCAGCTTATCGCCGTTGGTTAGAAATTCAACCGGGTATTGCCATTGACCTAGAGGGGAATCCAATTATTGTTGACCCCTCCACAGACCGTCAGCTATACAGCGCAACCCAAGGTATTGCAGATATCACCAGGTCAGAAGCGAATAGTTGCATTGAAGGTGAAACCTCAGAAGTGGTGGCGTCGTCACTGGCGTGGAAAAAGCTTACCCTTGACTTTTGATATTGAACTGGACAATGCTACTGTTGGGGGACAAGATTCCTTGACCCTAGCGTTACCGAAAAACTTGCCTCAAGGAACTTTAATCTGGGAATCTCATCCCTGGTGGCAATTATGGCTGTTTGTTCTATTGATAAAAGTAGCTCTGTCAAGGTAGCTCATAAAATTTTGATTCAGGTGGCAATTCCTCATCTTCACTCTCAGCGTACTCAGCGGTTCAAAAATCATTTATTTAACCGCCGAGACGCAGAGTACGCTGAGAAAAGAGGTGAGAGACCAATAGAGCGAATCCAACGAATATCTCCATCTTTGCGCCGAATTCTAGTCACGTTAAGGTATTGTCCAATCTTCTATTTGTAAATTAGGAACTTTTGCAAAATCTTTAGTATTACGTGTAACTAAAATACCTTTTATAGACAGAGTAATAGCAGCAATACGTAAGTCTCTCGTACCTATACGAATTCTCTGACGAACTAATTCTTGATAAGAATTGTAAGCAGGCAAGTCAAAGTCAAGTATTTTGAGTTTGTTAAGATATTCGACACCATCTCTTAATCCCTTGTAAGCCAGTATCAGTTTTTCAGATTGGGAAGGTCGATCGTTATACTTATTAATTACATTCAGCCATCCTTTCATTTGTTCTTCCAATGTCACAACTGTTATAGCTGTATTTACAAAATTAATTTGGTTGAGACGCCGTGTAACAGTTGGATGTTCTCTTTGAAAAAGTGATAAATGGTCAGTATCAAGCACCCGAACAACTGTCACTTTATCTCATCCTCTGCATCGATTTGCTTATAGTACTCCTCGATTTCTACATCAAGTTTATGGTGTTCTGCTTCTATATCAGCCAAAACCTCATCAAAGAGTGGATTATCTTTGTACATTCCAGCCACATTGAACCAAGGATTATCATTTTTGGGTGAATCAATTTCTAAAGTAACAATTCTTGAATTTTGTAAACGTTTCTGCAAAAGCTGCTGTAGGTTCTCCAACGCTTCATTTTCAGTTTTACCAGAGCTTTTACAGTCGGATAAGCCTAGTACCACTGCACTAAATCTACCATCATGCTCACTTTCAACCAGTACACTATAGGTTAGCTTAGACGTATCTCTCTCAGAACTCGTTGAAGGACTAAAACCGATCATACTTTTTCCTTTTATTTATATACTCTAATTTTAACGCAAAAGCCGTCCTGAAATTTGAAACGTAACTGAGAGCATACAGTCACACCTCACAGATGTAAAGCTCTTCAAAGCAAACCTCACAGGTGCAAAGCTCATGACTGCCGATCTGTGAGATGCTAATCTCAGGATGCGATCGCTCAGACCTACCAGTGGAGTAGTAGAAGGAATCAATAATAAATTGAAGTTAATAAAGAGAAGTGGATTTGGATTTAAAAACTTTCGCAATTTTGAGATTAGAGCTTTACTAGCTTGGCATTATCCTATCAATTTAGCACGTTAAGTACGCAAGAGCCGTTGTCGTTGTGGTAAACAACAACTCTACTACTATTGCCCTCTTCTTTTTTCAGGTTTTCTCACTTCACCTAGAACACCGATTCAGTAACAAGCGATCGCACTTACCTTATGATCGCTTAGCCGCAAGCCGTACCCAACTTATCGCCCCAAGAGGTGGTTGATAGCAAATTGTCTCGACCCCCTTCACCCAGCTATGTGATTTTCATTCTCTTCAACTCACTTTTGCTTTTGGATTCGTTCATACAACTATTACTTACCAACTTTTTTGACTGGGCTGACTGACTTACCTTACGATCGCCTGTTACTGAATCGGTGTTCTAGTACTACAACGAGACTTCTTACATTTCAGTGTGGAGTTAGTTTTATCGGGGGAGTCATAGGCTACCCCTTAGAGCAATTACACGAGGAGGTAGCCTGTATCGCTTATCACTTCCATTGGTCTTTAGAAGACATTCTTAACTTAGAACACGATAACCGTCGCCATTGGGTAACAGAAATAGCTAAAATCAAGCAGTAGAAAACATGAAAGGAGCTTTTTGTACATACGAACTGGGCATTGTTACTTTACCAGCTGCCTAAGATACCTACTAAGGTGTGACACCAATTGTCATTTTTTTTCCCAAACTACTAAAAAAATGTAAACAATTTTGAAGAATAAACTCGGTATGCTGTAAACTAGCTAACCTAATGCCATACTGCTGCACTAAGTTCTCTTTATGTCAGAGCATCTCTCTCTCCCAACTATTAAACCCAACATTTCTCATTTTTCCTCCGGTCCTTGTGCAAAACGCCCTGGTTGGTCGGTGGAAAAACTAGCCAATGCTTGTGTGGGTCGTTCTCACCGTTCTACAGATGGTAAAGCCAAGTTAGCAGAAGTGATTGAACGCTCCAAGAAAATTCTTGGTGTTCCCTCAGACTATCGTTTGGGTATTGTTCCTGCTTCCGATACAGGCGCAGTGGAAATGGCAATGTGGTCGTTGCTAGGAAAACTTCCCCTAGATATATTGGCATGGGAAAGTTTTGGTCAGGAATGGGTGAAAGATGTGGTAGATGAGCTAAAGTTGCCTGATGCTCGCATCATGAAGGCACCTTATGGTAGTTTACCCGATTTACACCAAGTTGATTTTAGTCATGATGTTGTGTTTTTGTGGAACGGAACAACATCTGGTGTGAGGTCACCTAATGGTGATTGGATACAAGACGATCGCCAAGGTCTGACTATTTGTGATGCGACTTCTGCGGTATTTGCAATGGATATCCCTTGGGAAAAGCTGGATGTCGTGACCTATTCTTGGCAAAAGGTCTTGGGTGGAGAAGCACAGCACGGAGTGATTGTGCTGTCACCACGCGCAGTCGAACGTTTGGAAAGCTATGACCCAGGTAGACCCATACCAAAGATTTTCCGTCTCACTCAAAAAGGCAAGTTGATTGAAGGTGTATTTAAAGGAGACACTATCAATACGCCATCAATGCTGTGCGTGGAAGATGCACTTGATGGTTTAATCTGGGCAGAAAGTATTGGTGGGCTTCCAGGTCTGATTCGCCGCAGTGAAGCCAATCTAGCAGCGATCGCCCGTTGGGTTGAGAAAAGCACTTGGGCTGCATTCCTAGCAGAGAATCCTGAAACTCGCTCCTGTACTTCTATTTGCCTGCAAATTAAGGATTCTTGGTTTGCAACTTTAAGCTCAGAGAAGCAAGCAGAATTTGCCAAAAAACTGGCTAAAGTTCTGGAACAAAAAGAGGTTGCTTACGATATTGCATCCTATCGTTCTGCTCCTCCAGGAATCAGAATTTGGGGCGGTGCAACGGTAGAAACTTCGGATATCGAAGCCTTGTTACCTTGGTTGGATTGGGCTTTTGCTACGGTTAAAGCTGATTTCGAGAAAGCAGGAGCATAAGCGATCGGCTCCATCGCAAAGCAACACTACCTGAAAAAAGAATGCGACAGATAGTTGTGTGAAATGAAGTTTAGGCTTATTCAATCCAAAATCCACGCATCTAAAATTCAAAATGCTATAAGGCTTGGTTGTATCCTCTGCAAACGTGCAGGGGAGTCATTTTGATGGCTACGCACGTCGTGCTTTAGGCTTCACTGTGAACTTTTCTAACAATTGGAGAATTTGTATGCATTCTACCGAAAAAAGAACCAAGCTGTTGCAAATATTTTCCTCCACTCAACGTGCTGGTGTTGAGGAATATGCTTTAACGATTGCATCAGCAGCAGTAAAAGAGGGTTGGGATGTTTCTGTGGCGTTTCCAAAAAGAGAAATGACCGCATCCCTAGTTCAAAATTTTCAGGAAAAGGGTGTAAGCTATCATCCCTTAGAGATAGCAGAGACAGATACCTCAACACTCAAGACAATAAGAACATACTTACCTTCCCTAATGCGTACAGTTCGTTTACTTCTGATAACGAAACCAGATGTGGTACATATAAGTCTTCCCTGGCCCGAAAACTGCTTAGGTAGCATAGTTGCATGTGGGCTATTAAAAATACCAACAGCAGTTGTGTTTCAGTTATGCCCTTTTCTGGTTCCAATGAATCAGAATCGTTTAAAAATCTATGATTGGGCAAGAGCTAGGAATCAGCAATGGATTGCTGTTTCAGAAAATAACCGAAGTATTATTTGTAAATTATTTCAGATGCCAAGCCATGAAGTTATTTGTATTTACAATGGTGCGAAAGTGACACCGACTGTCAATCAAGATAGTAATGAAGATATTGCCCTATTACGCCGTCAAGTGCGTCAAGAACTTCAAGTGCCTGAAAATAGTCAAATTGCACTAACAGTTGCTCGTCTAAATGCTCAGAAAGGACATGAAGACCTAATTCCAACCATTCCTGACTTGACTAAAGATTTCCCCGATTTGAGGTTTGTATGGATTGGAGACGGTCAACTAAGAGAACAATTACTCAATAAGGTTCGGGAGTATTGTGTAGAAGATAAAGTTTTCTTTCTTGGTTATAGAAGCAGAACTGAGGTTATAAAATTCCTCAAATCTGCTAATATTTTTGTTTTTCCTACCCGCTATGAAGGCCAGCCATTTGCACTTTGTGAAGCAATGGCATATGGGTTACCAATTGTTACCACCGATGCTAGTGGAATTCCTGAGATAGTTCAGGATAAAATGCACGGCTTACTATGCCGTAAAGAAGATAGTCGTGGATTGTTAGAAGCTATAAGTTGGGCACTTAGACATCCTACAGATATGCAGGAGATGGCTCACAAAGCGCAACAACGAATTCAGGAGTTTTCTGAAGAAAGAATGGTCACAGAGACTTTAAATATACTACACAAATTGTGTCAGTTCTAAGGGAACTTAATACAAATTAATGTTTGATATTCCGGCAGTCCTAAAGCGTTCAGCTATCCGTAAAGCAATGGGTGCTTGGTCTTCATGGAACACTAGTGATCAGAAATGGCTCACTACTGGCGTTTAGACTAAGACAGGCGATCGCGAGGAGCGAAAATTTAAATGTACGAAAAGCAGGGACGAGTGTACAGGTATAAAAAAATGATAGTCTACGGTTGATACAGAGGGATGGGAAGCATTTGTCTCTAAAGAACTTGAACACAGGACTGATGTGCTATTCACTACATTCTCTGAAAAAGCAATTTTGTACCAAAATTAGCAAGAACATGGAATATCGCGACTATTAAATCTTCTACTGTAAAGTTCAGCAGTTAAAATAATGAATGCCGCGCCAAAGATGATTTCTAACGCTTCAAAGTGAACGGTGGTGTAACGAAAGCCCTCTAATTCACTGAACTTGTCCTCTCTATATACCAGGAGAAATTATGAAACCACTTTGCATCATTGTTGGATTTGGAGCCGGAGTAGGGATGGGTATTGCTGACGCATTCGGCAAAGCTGGTTTTCAGCTAGGGCTAATTGCTCGCAATCCCTCTAAATACACCGATGCACTCCAGTCATTAACCGATATAGGCATTGAAGTGTCTATTGCAGCCGCCGATGTGAGCAATGAGTCATCGTTGACTGATGCGATCGCCAAGCTCCAACAAGAGCATGGCCTAGCAGAAGTCCTCGTTTACAATGTGGTGTCTCCGACTTTTGGTAAACCGACCACATTAACTACGACCCAACTTGCCCAAGATTTTAGTGTGAATGTTGTCGGGGCACTGGTGGCCGTGAAAGCCGTTTTACCAGCGATGCGATCTAAAGGGCAAGGAAGCCTGCTTTTTACAGGGGGTGGCTGGGCGCATTATCCTTGGGACGAAGCATCATCCATTAGTATTGGCAAGGCAGGATTGCGAAGCCTTGCCCTCACGCTTGCTCAGGAATTAGCTGACACAGGTATTCGGGTTGGCATGGTCAGTATTATGGGTCAAGTTGCTCCGGACACTCCTTTCGATCCCAATAAAATTGGAGAAGCGTTTTTGGAACTATATCGTCAGCCGACAGATAAATTTCAGTCAGAAATGTTGTTTCAAGGGGCAAGCTAACAACCGAATGGCACTAAGAAAACTCTAAAACCGTGTGACATGGAGACTTTAAGACGCAGTGACACGGAGAGTTGTCGAAACCTCTTTGACAAACGGTGCATTAGGTATTGATTTTAATCCAACTTCAATCGATTGGACATTGATAGATCGTCATGGAAACCTGAAAAAACATGGGTCAATCAAGATAAATGTCCAAGATAAACGCTCTCACCAAACTCAGGATATTATCGGTAAAACTGTTGCTCAATTGGTCAGGCTCGCCGAGCCATTTCAAGTACCAATTGTTATAGAAGACTTAGATTTTTGCTAAATTTAAGCTCAATGAACCTGCAACATGAGACGCATACAAGCGGACTCAATACCTAAATGGCAGACGTATGGAGACTTAATTTACGGAGCTGGACAAGATGAATTCGAGACCTGTTGGATGTAAACAAGCCCCAAGAAAGTTGGCTTTGCTAAAGTTCACTCTTCTTTCATTCAAATAACTCAGGTCATAGATTCCTAATTTTTCAAAATCAGGTGAACCGACCAATTTTGCATGACTGAGGTTTGCGTGTGTAAGATTGGCATTGCTGAAATCGGCTCCTCTCAAATCAGCATAGCTGAGGTCGGCTCCAAAAAGATTGGCTCCCTTCAAATCGGCGGCACAAAGATCCGCCCCAGAGAGATTAGCTCCATGAAGGTTTGCGTCGTTAAGATCTGCAAAGCGCAAACTGGCGTGATGGAGATTTGCATGACTGAGGTTGACTCCACTTAAACTCCCTCGAAACAAAAGACCGCAATCAATAACACATACCCCAAAGTCTGCTCTTGCGAGGTTTGCTCCACTCAAATTAGCTCCACTAAACTCCACTGACGCCAAAAACAGCCCATCACTAAGGTTAGCATGGCTCAGATTGGCTCCACTTAAGTCTGCAATGCTAAAATCAACACCACTTAAGTCTGCGTTGTTAAAATTCGCGTTTCGCAGTTCGGCTTCGTAAATTTTGACTCCTTTAAGATTTGCATGACTGAAGTTTATACCATCTAAGATAGTCGAAAATTCAATATTACTTAAGTCTGGTTTAATTTCAGGATTTTTTTCCCTCCATTCATTCCAAGCTTGGACACCGGACGAAATCAAAGCCAACAATTTATGACTTACCATTACAAGTTTACGTTAAGCTTCTTTAAAGATGAAATCTGAAAAATTTACTCCTTTTTGGTAGAAGGCAAAACAAATCCCTGTTTATCGTTAATTAGCTTTAATTCCTGCTGCTTTCATTTCGAGATCAAAAGCTCAGCAGTTTAGTTTTGTTTTTCTGTTTGTTTCTGCACAACCAGTTGCACTGCTAACGCCAACAATCCTATTGTTACCATGCCAAAGACTCCACTCCCTAAAGCAGTTACACCTATAACCAAAGTCCGGACAGCAGAAGCAATATTGGCCGCTAATTGGCTGTTTGATGCAATGGGTTTATTGGCATAGGTTGTAGCTATGGCAACCATTAGAGAGTACAATCCATAGGTTAATACCCCTGAAATCAAGGCTCCTATTATGCAGCGTAAAGGTGTTGCCGATACTTGCGCTTGAGAGTCTGTTTGTTGCGCGATCTTTTGGTCTGCCATAATCAGTTATTGGTTATTAGTTATCAGTTTAGCCGTAGTTAACGATTTACTGTTAACTGTACTCCATGTGTAATGGTTTGAGTAACGAATAATTCTAAATCCTTGTCAGGAATAGTTTCTCTAACACGAGTTTTCACTTGTTCCGCCTGCTGTTGAGATTCACAAATCCCAAACACGGTTGGACCAGAACCAGACATCATTGTTCCTAAAACCCCAGCAGCTGCAAATGTTTCTCGTAGTTGCAAGACTTGCGGATACTCTGGCAACACTACACGCTCTAAATCGTTGTGCAGCTTTTCGGCAATTTCTTTTGGATCTCTATTTACTATAGCTTTTACCATCGATCCGGAATGAACTGCCGCCGCACGGGCTGCCAAGCTTTCTGTATCTCTGAGATAAGTTTCCCCAAATTGCTGTCGATAGGTTTTGTATGCCCAAGCGGTAGAAACTTCTAGGCTGCGGTATTTCCCCAATACTATATATATGTTATCTAAAGCATTCAGTGGCGAAAGTTGCTCGCCTCTGCCTGTTGCGATCGCAGTCCCTCCCCCCACACAAAATGGTATATCCGAACCTAGTAGAGATCCAAGTTGCTCTAATTCTGTGAGAGTCAGACCTAAGTTCCACAGTAAATCTATTCCTACCAATACAGCTGCTGCATTTGCCGAACCTCCTGCTAACCCTGCGGCTATAGGGATCCGCTTTTGAATGTTAATGTCTACACCACCATATTTTGCGTAGGCTACTGGAAATTTTACTGTCATTAATTCAGCAGCACGGTATGCTAAATTACCTCTGTCCGTTGGTAATTCTGGATAGTTACAGCGAAGGCGGATGGCATCAATACTGCCTGCTTGTAAATGAATTTCATCTGCAAGGTCAATACTCTGGAGTATCATAACTAACTCGTGATACCCATCAGAGCGATCGCCAATAATTTCTAGATATAAGTTGATTTTGGCAGGGGCTATTAAGGTGTAACTACGCATACGTAAAGTTAAGAGCTAGGAGTTAGGAGTTGATCTTCAGCGCTAGATAAATAACAAACTCATTATGTCAGGCATTTACGTTTTTAGACCAAATGTAAATTATTTCTTGACACGACCGCTTCTTTAGTTCTAATATTACAACTACCTTAAAAAAGGAAAATTTTATCTTTCTGTTGCTAGCTGCGTACCGCACTCCTGATTTACAAAATAAAGTATTAGCAAGTTGTTATCTTGAAAAATTAATGACTCCTTACTTTTTCAAGCTAGTCCAAGAAAACGAGAACCTTTATCAAGCAGAACTGCTTAGGTATGGTGTGGAACAGAAGTTAGCATCTGAAGCGGCTAAGATTCTGGCGTCTGAAAAACCAGATGAACTCCTTAGTTCAGAAGAGTTGAGCGCGATTGTAGAAGCTTGTGAACAGTGGTCAACTCAATATTTGTACCGTAATGGGGGTCTACGAGAGAATCTGCATTTTCAATGAATTGTAAAGAAAAATAAATTCTAAATCACTATACTTTTGTCTCACGCAAAGGCGCAAAAGCAAAATTGTTGCAGAGAAGAATACATTAAAAATCTTTGAAGTGTAAAGGTTT
This genomic interval from Scytonema hofmannii PCC 7110 contains the following:
- a CDS encoding DUF6760 family protein gives rise to the protein MTGLTDLPYDRLLLNRCSSTTTRLLTFQCGVSFIGGVIGYPLEQLHEEVACIAYHFHWSLEDILNLEHDNRRHWVTEIAKIKQ
- a CDS encoding glycosyltransferase family 4 protein gives rise to the protein MHSTEKRTKLLQIFSSTQRAGVEEYALTIASAAVKEGWDVSVAFPKREMTASLVQNFQEKGVSYHPLEIAETDTSTLKTIRTYLPSLMRTVRLLLITKPDVVHISLPWPENCLGSIVACGLLKIPTAVVFQLCPFLVPMNQNRLKIYDWARARNQQWIAVSENNRSIICKLFQMPSHEVICIYNGAKVTPTVNQDSNEDIALLRRQVRQELQVPENSQIALTVARLNAQKGHEDLIPTIPDLTKDFPDLRFVWIGDGQLREQLLNKVREYCVEDKVFFLGYRSRTEVIKFLKSANIFVFPTRYEGQPFALCEAMAYGLPIVTTDASGIPEIVQDKMHGLLCRKEDSRGLLEAISWALRHPTDMQEMAHKAQQRIQEFSEERMVTETLNILHKLCQF
- a CDS encoding DUF3082 domain-containing protein is translated as MADQKIAQQTDSQAQVSATPLRCIIGALISGVLTYGLYSLMVAIATTYANKPIASNSQLAANIASAVRTLVIGVTALGSGVFGMVTIGLLALAVQLVVQKQTEKQN
- a CDS encoding phosphoserine transaminase, which codes for MSEHLSLPTIKPNISHFSSGPCAKRPGWSVEKLANACVGRSHRSTDGKAKLAEVIERSKKILGVPSDYRLGIVPASDTGAVEMAMWSLLGKLPLDILAWESFGQEWVKDVVDELKLPDARIMKAPYGSLPDLHQVDFSHDVVFLWNGTTSGVRSPNGDWIQDDRQGLTICDATSAVFAMDIPWEKLDVVTYSWQKVLGGEAQHGVIVLSPRAVERLESYDPGRPIPKIFRLTQKGKLIEGVFKGDTINTPSMLCVEDALDGLIWAESIGGLPGLIRRSEANLAAIARWVEKSTWAAFLAENPETRSCTSICLQIKDSWFATLSSEKQAEFAKKLAKVLEQKEVAYDIASYRSAPPGIRIWGGATVETSDIEALLPWLDWAFATVKADFEKAGA
- a CDS encoding type II toxin-antitoxin system VapC family toxin, producing the protein MTVVRVLDTDHLSLFQREHPTVTRRLNQINFVNTAITVVTLEEQMKGWLNVINKYNDRPSQSEKLILAYKGLRDGVEYLNKLKILDFDLPAYNSYQELVRQRIRIGTRDLRIAAITLSIKGILVTRNTKDFAKVPNLQIEDWTIP
- a CDS encoding SDR family oxidoreductase, with product MKPLCIIVGFGAGVGMGIADAFGKAGFQLGLIARNPSKYTDALQSLTDIGIEVSIAAADVSNESSLTDAIAKLQQEHGLAEVLVYNVVSPTFGKPTTLTTTQLAQDFSVNVVGALVAVKAVLPAMRSKGQGSLLFTGGGWAHYPWDEASSISIGKAGLRSLALTLAQELADTGIRVGMVSIMGQVAPDTPFDPNKIGEAFLELYRQPTDKFQSEMLFQGAS
- the ispE gene encoding 4-(cytidine 5'-diphospho)-2-C-methyl-D-erythritol kinase codes for the protein MRSYTLIAPAKINLYLEIIGDRSDGYHELVMILQSIDLADEIHLQAGSIDAIRLRCNYPELPTDRGNLAYRAAELMTVKFPVAYAKYGGVDINIQKRIPIAAGLAGGSANAAAVLVGIDLLWNLGLTLTELEQLGSLLGSDIPFCVGGGTAIATGRGEQLSPLNALDNIYIVLGKYRSLEVSTAWAYKTYRQQFGETYLRDTESLAARAAAVHSGSMVKAIVNRDPKEIAEKLHNDLERVVLPEYPQVLQLRETFAAAGVLGTMMSGSGPTVFGICESQQQAEQVKTRVRETIPDKDLELFVTQTITHGVQLTVNR
- a CDS encoding pentapeptide repeat-containing protein, which encodes MVSHKLLALISSGVQAWNEWREKNPEIKPDLSNIEFSTILDGINFSHANLKGVKIYEAELRNANFNNADLSGVDFSIADLSGANLSHANLSDGLFLASVEFSGANLSGANLARADFGVCVIDCGLLFRGSLSGVNLSHANLHHASLRFADLNDANLHGANLSGADLCAADLKGANLFGADLSYADLRGADFSNANLTHANLSHAKLVGSPDFEKLGIYDLSYLNERRVNFSKANFLGACLHPTGLEFILSSSVN
- a CDS encoding type II toxin-antitoxin system HicB family antitoxin, yielding MIGFSPSTSSERDTSKLTYSVLVESEHDGRFSAVVLGLSDCKSSGKTENEALENLQQLLQKRLQNSRIVTLEIDSPKNDNPWFNVAGMYKDNPLFDEVLADIEAEHHKLDVEIEEYYKQIDAEDEIK